From Haloglomus litoreum, the proteins below share one genomic window:
- a CDS encoding creatininase family protein gives MYLADEAWPDLEAYFEAESLAIVPLGSTEQHGPHLPEGTDHLIAEGLAREAADRTGYLCTPTINIGVSPHHKQFPGTMWVDAPQFRDYVESFTRNLTYHGIDRVVYVNAHGGNIEHLQEVGRRLYDDETAFAVEWMWDESIPDLVDDLFEHNGPHGGPKETAMIQHLHPDLVHDDRLDEARDGGVLMEEVENAEPDGRRRGMVHGARAFYDAADNTDNGVLGDQTDATAEKGAQLFEAASDQLVQLCEWLAARSPEELRPKPHV, from the coding sequence ATGTATCTCGCCGACGAGGCGTGGCCGGATCTGGAGGCGTACTTCGAGGCCGAGTCGCTGGCCATCGTCCCGCTGGGCTCGACCGAGCAGCACGGGCCGCACCTCCCCGAGGGCACCGACCACCTCATCGCCGAAGGGCTGGCCCGCGAGGCCGCCGACCGGACCGGCTACCTCTGCACCCCCACCATCAACATCGGCGTCAGCCCGCACCACAAGCAGTTCCCCGGGACGATGTGGGTCGACGCGCCCCAGTTCCGTGACTACGTCGAGTCGTTCACCCGCAACCTCACCTACCACGGTATCGACCGTGTCGTCTACGTCAACGCCCACGGCGGCAACATCGAGCACCTGCAGGAGGTCGGCCGACGACTGTACGACGACGAGACCGCCTTCGCCGTCGAGTGGATGTGGGACGAGTCCATCCCCGACCTCGTCGACGACCTCTTCGAGCACAACGGGCCCCACGGCGGCCCGAAGGAGACCGCGATGATACAGCACCTCCACCCCGACCTCGTCCACGACGACCGCCTCGACGAGGCCCGCGACGGCGGGGTCCTGATGGAGGAGGTGGAGAACGCCGAGCCGGACGGCCGCCGGCGCGGGATGGTCCACGGCGCCCGGGCCTTCTACGACGCCGCCGACAACACCGACAACGGCGTCCTCGGCGACCAGACCGACGCCACCGCGGAGAAGGGCGCCCAGCTGTTCGAGGCTGCCTCCGACCAGCTCGTACAGCTCTGCGA
- a CDS encoding potassium channel family protein yields MRFLIVGYGRVGLRTAQILASEGHEVTIVDEDPEKVAEATDDGFQAHEGDGQDDRLLEKAGIADVDAIAALTGDLNANFAACMAGEAHDIRTVMRIDEDYREEIYEKYAADVDEIVYPERLGAAGAKTALLGGDLNVLADLTESLTAATVDVPPESPLVGRRVVGVELPAGSRIYAHGRVNEPLNIPLPQATIEAGDRLAVIADGDSLAAVRAMVQGDDPDGDAEASA; encoded by the coding sequence ATGCGATTCCTCATCGTCGGATACGGTCGGGTCGGGCTGCGGACCGCGCAGATCCTCGCCTCCGAGGGACACGAGGTAACCATCGTCGACGAGGACCCGGAGAAGGTCGCGGAAGCGACCGACGACGGGTTCCAGGCCCACGAGGGCGACGGCCAGGACGACCGGCTCCTCGAGAAGGCCGGCATCGCGGACGTCGACGCCATCGCCGCGCTCACCGGCGACCTGAACGCCAACTTCGCGGCCTGCATGGCCGGCGAGGCTCACGACATCCGGACGGTCATGCGCATCGACGAGGACTACCGCGAGGAGATCTACGAGAAGTACGCGGCCGACGTCGACGAGATCGTCTATCCCGAACGGCTCGGCGCGGCGGGCGCGAAGACGGCACTGCTGGGCGGGGACCTGAACGTCCTCGCGGACCTGACGGAGTCGTTGACGGCGGCGACCGTCGACGTGCCCCCGGAGTCCCCGCTCGTCGGGCGCCGGGTCGTCGGGGTGGAACTCCCTGCCGGCTCGCGGATCTACGCCCACGGCCGGGTGAACGAGCCGCTGAACATCCCGCTGCCGCAGGCGACCATCGAGGCCGGCGACCGGCTGGCCGTCATCGCCGACGGCGACTCGCTGGCCGCGGTCCGTGCGATGGTCCAGGGTGACGACCCGGACGGCGACGCGGAAGCCAGCGCCTGA
- a CDS encoding cupin domain-containing protein: protein MLDLYPEAAALDPEEGEVATTELVVTDDVLVKAFALGPGARVEPHEHADATNVFHVLSGTVTVVRDDEEERVPAPGVVLNERGAVHGAHNDTEEVAVLTASLCPLPGGG, encoded by the coding sequence ATGCTCGACCTGTATCCCGAGGCTGCCGCACTCGACCCCGAGGAGGGCGAGGTAGCGACGACGGAACTCGTCGTCACCGACGACGTGCTCGTGAAGGCGTTCGCGCTCGGCCCCGGCGCCCGCGTCGAACCCCACGAACACGCCGACGCCACCAACGTCTTCCACGTCCTCTCCGGGACCGTCACGGTCGTCCGGGACGACGAGGAGGAACGGGTCCCCGCGCCGGGCGTCGTCCTCAACGAACGGGGTGCCGTCCACGGCGCGCACAACGACACCGAGGAGGTCGCCGTCCTCACCGCGAGTCTCTGCCCGCTGCCGGGCGGGGGTTGA
- a CDS encoding APC family permease produces the protein MTAEDLGLTESVSMALGGMIGGGIYAVMGVVAGITRYRTWVAFVAAGIVALCAGYSYIKLNTMTDNRGGSVTFVQCYVGNSDLAGMVGWTLLFGYIGSMAMYAFAFAEFTVSFAVVPASVAGLPLRPLISVLAVAGFVALNLAGARTTGSAENVLVALKVFILVAFGVLGVVYALGYSPASSLRFGVGSLAGFGPVVAAAISFVAFQGWQLLFYDQESITDPEETLRKAVYISIPAAVAIYVLVGVVTVNLAPEALQQHPHVALKDAARTMLSPYGLATAGGVALALSALFSTGSAINATMFSAAHFAKGMLADDLLPDDIGDADADGIPERTLLVIGGVTAVFTAVGSLGAITSFASLAFILIFGAMSLLALRERERDSVNPLPPAVGLVGTAAFLPLMAYNLYTREPGTFGMVVVVALAVVSVELLYFKRDVLEEQVVPIEEERIDDAVDSVTDHVPDAE, from the coding sequence ATGACCGCCGAAGACCTCGGTCTGACCGAGTCGGTATCGATGGCGCTCGGTGGGATGATCGGCGGCGGCATCTACGCCGTCATGGGCGTCGTCGCCGGCATCACGCGCTACAGGACGTGGGTGGCGTTCGTCGCCGCCGGCATCGTCGCGCTCTGTGCCGGCTACTCCTACATCAAACTCAACACGATGACCGACAACCGGGGCGGCTCGGTGACGTTCGTCCAGTGCTACGTCGGCAACTCCGACCTGGCGGGGATGGTCGGCTGGACGCTCCTGTTCGGCTACATCGGCTCGATGGCGATGTACGCCTTCGCCTTCGCCGAGTTCACCGTCTCGTTCGCGGTCGTTCCGGCGTCGGTCGCCGGCCTCCCGCTCCGCCCGCTCATCTCGGTGCTGGCGGTGGCCGGCTTCGTGGCGCTCAACCTCGCCGGCGCCCGCACCACCGGCAGCGCCGAGAACGTCCTGGTGGCGCTCAAGGTGTTCATCCTCGTCGCGTTCGGCGTCCTCGGTGTCGTCTACGCCCTCGGGTACAGTCCGGCGTCGTCGCTCCGGTTCGGCGTCGGCTCGCTGGCCGGGTTCGGGCCCGTGGTGGCGGCGGCCATCTCCTTCGTCGCCTTCCAGGGCTGGCAGCTCCTGTTCTACGACCAGGAGTCCATCACCGACCCCGAGGAGACGCTCCGGAAGGCCGTCTACATCTCCATCCCGGCCGCCGTGGCCATCTACGTCCTCGTCGGCGTCGTCACGGTCAACCTCGCGCCGGAGGCGCTCCAGCAGCACCCCCACGTCGCGCTGAAGGACGCCGCCCGGACGATGCTATCCCCGTACGGCCTCGCGACGGCCGGCGGCGTCGCGCTCGCGCTCTCGGCGCTGTTCTCCACCGGGAGCGCCATCAACGCCACCATGTTCTCGGCGGCGCACTTCGCGAAGGGGATGCTCGCCGACGACCTGCTCCCGGACGATATCGGTGACGCGGACGCCGACGGCATCCCCGAGCGGACGCTGCTCGTCATCGGTGGTGTGACCGCCGTGTTCACCGCGGTGGGCAGTCTGGGTGCCATCACCTCGTTCGCCTCGCTGGCGTTCATCCTGATCTTCGGCGCGATGAGCCTGCTCGCGCTCCGCGAGCGCGAGCGCGACAGCGTCAACCCACTGCCGCCCGCGGTCGGCCTCGTCGGTACCGCCGCGTTCCTGCCGCTGATGGCCTACAACCTCTACACCCGCGAACCGGGCACGTTCGGGATGGTCGTCGTGGTCGCGCTGGCGGTCGTGAGCGTCGAACTCCTCTACTTCAAGCGCGACGTGCTGGAGGAGCAGGTCGTCCCCATCGAGGAGGAGCGCATCGACGACGCCGTCGACAGCGTCACGGACCACGTGCCGGATGCGGAGTAA
- a CDS encoding SAM hydrolase/SAM-dependent halogenase family protein, producing the protein MITLSSDFGAPYPAAMKGVILQRVDTRLVDVSHEFPRQDVRAAAFWLREVLPWFPPAVHLVVVDPGVGTDRRALVVRAGDHALVGPDNGVLLPAARRLATASEAVNDRGGGDGGSGTNGEVEVFDYAYGDPASRTFHGRDVFAPAAAAVHEIGVDDLGAADRLTPTDDYEAVSFPDPSLDETGADGEILVVDDFGNAVTNVPGEALADHVGDRVEVNGVDAPIVRAYAECEAGERLVTVGSHGNVEFAVNRGRGDEAFGLAPGQSVRLSW; encoded by the coding sequence ATGATCACCCTGAGTTCGGACTTCGGGGCGCCGTATCCGGCGGCGATGAAGGGCGTCATCCTCCAGCGTGTCGACACCCGGCTCGTGGACGTGAGCCACGAGTTCCCGCGCCAGGACGTCCGGGCGGCGGCGTTCTGGTTGCGCGAGGTCCTTCCCTGGTTCCCGCCGGCCGTCCACCTCGTCGTCGTCGATCCCGGCGTGGGCACGGACCGTCGAGCGCTCGTTGTCCGGGCGGGCGACCACGCGCTCGTCGGCCCCGACAACGGCGTCCTCCTCCCGGCGGCGCGGCGACTTGCCACGGCCTCGGAGGCGGTGAACGACCGTGGTGGCGGCGACGGTGGCAGCGGTACCAACGGCGAGGTGGAGGTGTTCGACTACGCGTACGGCGACCCGGCGAGCCGGACGTTCCACGGGCGCGACGTGTTCGCACCCGCCGCCGCCGCGGTCCACGAGATCGGCGTCGACGACCTCGGCGCGGCCGACCGCCTCACCCCGACCGACGACTACGAGGCGGTGTCGTTCCCCGATCCCTCGCTCGACGAGACGGGGGCCGACGGGGAGATCCTCGTCGTGGACGACTTCGGCAACGCCGTCACGAACGTTCCCGGGGAGGCGCTGGCCGACCACGTTGGCGACCGGGTCGAGGTGAACGGCGTCGATGCCCCGATCGTCCGGGCCTACGCCGAGTGCGAGGCGGGCGAGCGCCTCGTCACGGTGGGGAGCCACGGCAACGTCGAGTTCGCGGTCAACCGGGGGCGGGGCGACGAGGCGTTCGGACTCGCCCCGGGCCAGTCGGTCCGCCTCTCGTGGTGA
- the mre11 gene encoding DNA double-strand break repair protein Mre11: protein MTRLLHTGDTHLGYRQYNEPARRQDFLDAFRQVVEDAIEADVDAVIHAGDLFHDRRPELVDLMGTIGVLRRLDDAGIPFLAVVGNHETKRDAQWLDLFASLGYAERLGDEPRVVGDVAVYGLDFVPRSRREDLDYTFADHDAEHAALVTHGLFQPFDHGDWDAREVLAEASVDFDAMLLGDNHAPGQERLEPDEGGGNGGDSADGGDGVDAWVTYCGSTERASADEREDRGYNLVTFDGAGADGVQITRRSLPTREFRFIDVELQADEGVERVNEQVTQYDLSDAVAVVTITGEGERVAPAQVEERMNEQGALVARVNDRREFEAAGEAVEVSFADPDEAVRERVRELGLSGAARTLDETVRESKTPDSRVADDVEQRVRELVEDGDESAFRPAPDVSETTAEQTGTAAEKLAGDGGDAGTESGDEDGAEPETGQEASGATGTTEGDAEATDDDGQGSLGDFA, encoded by the coding sequence ATGACGCGGTTGCTCCACACGGGGGACACTCATCTCGGCTACCGGCAGTACAACGAGCCGGCACGCCGCCAGGACTTCCTGGACGCCTTCCGGCAGGTCGTCGAGGACGCCATCGAGGCGGACGTGGACGCGGTCATCCACGCGGGGGACCTGTTCCACGACCGCCGGCCCGAGCTGGTCGACCTGATGGGGACCATCGGCGTCCTCCGGCGGCTCGACGACGCCGGTATCCCCTTCCTCGCGGTCGTCGGGAACCACGAGACGAAACGCGATGCGCAGTGGCTCGACCTGTTCGCCTCGCTGGGCTACGCCGAGCGCCTGGGTGACGAGCCCCGGGTGGTGGGTGACGTGGCGGTGTACGGCCTGGATTTCGTGCCACGCTCCCGGCGCGAGGACCTCGACTACACCTTTGCCGACCACGATGCCGAGCACGCGGCGCTGGTCACGCACGGCCTGTTCCAGCCGTTCGACCACGGCGACTGGGACGCCCGCGAGGTGCTGGCCGAGGCCTCCGTCGACTTCGACGCGATGCTGCTGGGCGACAACCACGCTCCCGGGCAGGAGCGACTGGAACCCGACGAGGGCGGCGGGAACGGGGGTGACAGCGCCGACGGGGGTGACGGCGTGGACGCCTGGGTCACGTACTGCGGGTCGACCGAGCGCGCGAGCGCGGACGAGCGCGAGGACCGGGGCTACAACCTCGTCACCTTCGACGGCGCGGGCGCCGACGGCGTCCAGATCACCCGGCGCTCGCTCCCGACGCGCGAGTTCCGGTTCATCGACGTGGAGCTGCAGGCGGACGAGGGCGTCGAGCGGGTGAACGAGCAGGTGACACAGTACGACCTGAGCGACGCCGTCGCGGTCGTGACCATCACGGGCGAGGGCGAGCGGGTCGCCCCGGCACAGGTCGAGGAGCGGATGAACGAGCAGGGCGCACTCGTCGCGCGGGTGAACGACCGCCGCGAGTTCGAGGCTGCCGGCGAGGCGGTCGAGGTGTCGTTCGCGGACCCGGACGAGGCCGTCCGCGAGCGCGTGCGCGAACTCGGGCTGAGCGGCGCCGCCCGGACGCTGGACGAGACGGTCCGGGAGAGCAAGACGCCGGACTCGCGGGTCGCCGACGACGTGGAACAGCGTGTGCGCGAACTCGTCGAGGACGGCGACGAGTCGGCCTTCAGGCCCGCGCCGGACGTCTCGGAGACGACAGCCGAGCAGACCGGGACCGCGGCCGAGAAACTCGCCGGGGACGGCGGCGACGCGGGGACCGAGTCCGGAGACGAGGACGGGGCGGAGCCCGAGACCGGGCAGGAGGCCTCCGGCGCGACGGGGACGACCGAGGGGGACGCCGAGGCGACCGACGACGATGGCCAGGGCTCGCTGGGTGATTTCGCGTGA
- the rad50 gene encoding DNA double-strand break repair ATPase Rad50, which yields MRFRRVVLENFKCYADADLTLDPGVTVVHGVNGSGKSSLLEACFFALYGHRALDANLDEVVTTGADEATVELWFAHGGADYHVERRVKLRGGGATNDKCVLETPEGPIEGVKDVRAYVTDLLRMDTDAFVNCAYVRQGEVNKLINADPSTRQDMIDDLLQLGTLEEYRERASDARVGVKRVRDGRREVLRDVESQIEEKEDRDLHERLNGLKGDLSEVSAEIDDLEAQRETAVETRDQAREIIENHEARREEIAELADDIEELESEIASAEQEREEAAERVSELTTAAEEHREAARDAARTAVDTAQEDDDPDIRVDVTPGNPDPASLDAAVAELEARIEDVDDRIQERLLEKQEHASDAETARERAGELTTEAEAKREQADELESELEAARETVAEQRERIDDLDERIDDLRAVFDDAPCDPDGADALVERRRERVAEARERVTSLEGDLQHARERVAEAEELLAEGKCPECGQAVEDSPHVERVDEDRERVADLEDELAAARETVAEREDALDAAETLAERADELEQVRSDRESARELLTEREQGLDDDEERIDDLRERAAELADEAEAKREAAATADERAEAAKAAIGELNGEKATLKQRRTRLEEAADALDEAADLENEVERLRERRESLASENDLRRDSLAEKRDRKTELEAEFDEERVEHAEDELERAEQYIEQVDGRLADLRERRDDLQGAIGATENEIEALEELRERRGDLAATVENLDSLYEEAEQLESMYADLRAELRQQNVEKLERLLNETFDLVYTNDAYSHIELDGSYELTVFQKDDEPLEPEQLSGGERALFNLSLRCAIYRLLAEGIEGTAPMPPLILDEPTVFLDSGHVSKLVDLVESMRELGVEQILVVSHDEELVGAADDLVRVEKDPTSNRSRVERTNAVEAGALESQVAEGDD from the coding sequence GTGAGGTTCCGCCGCGTCGTCCTGGAGAACTTCAAGTGCTACGCCGACGCCGACCTCACCCTCGATCCCGGCGTGACCGTCGTCCACGGCGTGAACGGAAGCGGGAAGTCCTCGCTGCTCGAAGCGTGCTTCTTCGCGCTGTACGGCCACCGGGCGCTGGACGCCAACCTGGACGAGGTCGTCACGACCGGCGCCGACGAGGCGACGGTCGAACTCTGGTTCGCGCACGGGGGCGCCGACTACCACGTCGAGCGCCGCGTCAAGCTCCGGGGTGGCGGCGCGACCAACGACAAGTGCGTGCTGGAGACGCCCGAGGGGCCCATCGAGGGCGTCAAGGACGTCCGGGCGTACGTGACCGACCTCCTGCGGATGGACACGGACGCGTTCGTCAACTGCGCGTACGTCCGGCAGGGGGAGGTGAACAAGCTCATCAACGCGGACCCGTCGACCCGCCAGGACATGATCGACGACCTCCTGCAACTCGGGACGCTGGAGGAGTACCGCGAGCGGGCGTCGGACGCGCGGGTGGGCGTCAAGCGCGTCCGCGACGGGCGACGGGAGGTCCTGCGGGACGTGGAATCGCAGATCGAGGAGAAGGAGGACCGGGACCTCCACGAGCGGCTGAACGGGCTGAAGGGCGACCTCTCCGAGGTGAGCGCCGAGATCGACGATCTCGAGGCCCAGCGCGAGACGGCCGTCGAGACCCGCGACCAGGCCCGGGAGATCATCGAGAACCACGAGGCCAGGCGCGAGGAGATCGCGGAACTGGCCGACGACATCGAGGAGCTCGAATCCGAGATCGCGTCGGCCGAGCAGGAACGCGAGGAGGCCGCCGAGCGCGTCTCCGAGCTGACGACGGCCGCGGAGGAACACCGCGAAGCCGCCCGGGACGCGGCCCGTACGGCCGTCGACACGGCCCAGGAGGACGACGACCCCGATATCCGGGTCGATGTCACGCCGGGGAACCCGGACCCCGCGTCGCTGGATGCGGCGGTCGCGGAACTCGAGGCCCGCATCGAGGATGTCGACGACCGCATCCAGGAGCGGCTACTCGAGAAACAGGAGCACGCGAGCGACGCGGAGACCGCCCGGGAGCGGGCCGGGGAACTCACGACCGAGGCCGAGGCGAAGCGCGAGCAGGCCGACGAACTGGAGTCGGAGCTGGAGGCCGCTCGCGAGACGGTCGCCGAGCAGCGCGAGCGCATCGACGACCTGGACGAGCGCATCGACGACCTCCGGGCCGTCTTTGACGACGCCCCATGCGACCCCGACGGGGCCGACGCGCTGGTCGAGCGACGCCGCGAGCGGGTCGCGGAGGCGCGCGAGCGGGTCACATCGCTGGAGGGGGACCTGCAGCACGCCCGCGAGCGGGTCGCGGAGGCCGAGGAGCTACTCGCCGAGGGGAAGTGCCCCGAGTGCGGCCAGGCGGTCGAGGACTCGCCGCACGTCGAACGCGTCGACGAGGACCGCGAGCGGGTCGCTGACCTGGAGGACGAGCTCGCCGCGGCCCGCGAGACCGTCGCGGAGCGCGAGGACGCGCTCGACGCGGCCGAGACGCTCGCCGAACGGGCCGACGAACTGGAGCAGGTGCGGAGCGACCGCGAGAGCGCCCGGGAACTCCTCACGGAGCGCGAGCAGGGGCTCGACGACGACGAGGAGCGGATCGACGACCTCCGCGAGCGGGCCGCGGAGCTCGCGGACGAAGCCGAGGCGAAGCGCGAGGCCGCGGCCACGGCCGACGAGCGGGCCGAGGCCGCGAAGGCCGCCATCGGCGAGCTGAACGGCGAGAAGGCGACGCTGAAGCAGCGCCGGACACGGCTGGAGGAGGCGGCCGACGCACTCGACGAGGCCGCGGACCTCGAGAACGAGGTCGAGCGCCTGCGCGAGCGGCGCGAGTCACTCGCCAGCGAGAACGACCTCCGGCGGGACTCGCTGGCCGAGAAGCGGGACCGGAAGACCGAACTCGAGGCCGAGTTCGACGAGGAGCGCGTCGAGCACGCCGAGGACGAACTGGAGCGGGCCGAGCAGTACATCGAGCAGGTCGACGGGCGTCTGGCGGACCTGCGCGAGCGGCGTGACGACCTGCAGGGCGCCATCGGCGCGACGGAGAACGAGATCGAGGCACTGGAGGAGCTGCGCGAGCGACGCGGCGACCTCGCCGCAACCGTCGAGAACCTCGATTCGCTGTACGAGGAGGCCGAGCAGCTGGAGTCGATGTACGCCGACCTGCGGGCCGAACTCCGCCAGCAGAACGTCGAGAAGCTCGAGCGGCTGCTGAACGAGACGTTCGACCTCGTCTACACGAACGACGCCTACTCGCACATCGAGCTGGACGGCTCCTACGAGCTGACCGTCTTCCAGAAGGACGACGAGCCGCTCGAACCCGAGCAGCTGTCGGGCGGCGAGCGCGCGCTGTTCAACCTCTCGCTCCGGTGTGCCATCTACCGGTTGCTCGCCGAGGGCATCGAGGGGACCGCACCGATGCCGCCGCTCATCCTCGACGAGCCGACCGTCTTCCTCGACTCGGGCCACGTCTCGAAGCTGGTCGACCTCGTCGAGTCGATGCGGGAGCTCGGCGTCGAGCAGATCCTCGTGGTGAGCCACGACGAGGAACTGGTCGGCGCGGCCGACGACCTCGTCCGGGTCGAGAAGGACCCGACCAGCAACCGCTCGCGCGTCGAACGGACGAACGCCGTCGAGGCAGGCGCGCTGGAGTCACAGGTGGCCGAGGGCGACGACTGA
- a CDS encoding DUF7346 family protein — protein sequence MQPVEDDDGRRYLLVKRSGESSLVRDPITGSEAYRPNEELTAVEASGLELAAEAVPEPVRRVLRATHNDRALGLLLTLEDRGPTGVRTLLDRTDLCESDLHGLLGEFRAAGLLAEAEVAGERGYETTALASEGLARLRGDTV from the coding sequence GTGCAGCCCGTCGAGGACGACGATGGCCGGCGCTACCTGCTCGTGAAGCGGTCCGGCGAGTCCAGCCTGGTCCGCGACCCCATCACCGGCAGCGAGGCGTACCGCCCGAACGAGGAACTCACGGCGGTCGAGGCGTCGGGCCTCGAACTCGCCGCCGAGGCGGTACCCGAACCGGTCCGACGGGTCCTGCGAGCCACCCACAACGACCGCGCGCTGGGACTCCTCCTCACGCTGGAGGACCGTGGTCCGACCGGGGTCCGGACACTGCTGGACCGGACGGACCTCTGCGAGTCCGATCTCCACGGACTCCTCGGGGAGTTCCGCGCCGCCGGCCTCCTCGCCGAGGCCGAGGTCGCGGGCGAACGCGGCTACGAGACCACCGCCCTCGCGAGCGAGGGGCTCGCCCGGCTCCGCGGCGATACGGTGTAG
- a CDS encoding DUF7322 domain-containing protein, with amino-acid sequence MSDGDPWPDEPDEPTNPGEKYLHRYDGEGAESDPESDLAPDIPDESNVPEGLFRAFWGLVATINLGLFAASLGLMLVVFRGQVREGGAVFLLGVAALAYAGWKYREVQSTDYDDGADADESDAEAETEDRPPADD; translated from the coding sequence GTGAGCGACGGCGACCCGTGGCCGGACGAACCCGACGAGCCCACCAACCCCGGGGAGAAGTACCTCCACCGGTACGACGGTGAGGGTGCGGAGTCGGACCCGGAGTCCGACCTCGCGCCCGACATCCCGGACGAGAGCAACGTGCCGGAGGGGCTGTTCCGGGCGTTCTGGGGACTGGTCGCCACCATCAACCTCGGCCTGTTCGCCGCCAGCCTCGGCCTGATGCTGGTCGTCTTCCGCGGCCAGGTCCGGGAGGGCGGCGCGGTCTTCCTGCTCGGCGTCGCCGCCCTGGCCTACGCCGGCTGGAAGTACCGGGAGGTCCAGTCGACGGACTACGACGACGGCGCAGATGCCGACGAGTCCGATGCGGAGGCGGAGACCGAAGACCGGCCGCCTGCCGACGACTGA
- a CDS encoding DUF7331 family protein, with translation MPDPDADVDSEWDSPESEADAVATTEAYETDSGVVLYDAENPLAWIQADNARVLEEMA, from the coding sequence ATGCCTGACCCCGACGCTGACGTCGATTCGGAGTGGGATAGCCCCGAGAGCGAGGCCGACGCTGTCGCCACGACAGAGGCCTACGAGACGGACTCGGGCGTGGTGCTCTACGACGCCGAGAACCCGCTCGCCTGGATCCAGGCGGACAACGCCCGCGTACTCGAGGAGATGGCCTGA